The Columba livia isolate bColLiv1 breed racing homer chromosome 21, bColLiv1.pat.W.v2, whole genome shotgun sequence genome has a segment encoding these proteins:
- the LOC102089151 gene encoding chymotrypsin-like elastase family member 2A codes for MLGVLFAVLSLAAAAFGCGVPAYPPLVSRVVGGEDARPFSWPWQASLQYYSNGQWRHTCGGTLIATNWVLTAAHCISSSRTYRVYLGKYNLAAEEAGSVALSPQKIIVNKNWNSNDVSKGYDIALIKLSQHVTLTDHIQLACLPPAQSILSANTACYVTGWGRLQTNGPTPDDLQQALLRIVSHATCSQLTWWGSSVKTTMVCAGGDGVTSSCNGDSGGPLNCQNADGRWEVHGIVSFGSSLGCNYYRKPSVFTRVSAFDSWIQEVMANY; via the exons ATGCTTGGAGTCCTCTTTGCTGTGCTGAGTCTGGCCGCTGCAG CCTTTGGCTGCGGGGTTCCTGCCTACCCACCCCTTGTGTCCAGGGTTGTTGGAGGAGAAGACGCGAGACCTTTCAGCTGGCCCTGGCAG GCCTCCCTTCAATACTATTCCAATGGCCAGTGGCGTCACACCTGCGGAGGAACCCTCATTGCAACCAACTGGGTGCTGACAGCTGCGCACTGCATCAG TTCTTCTAGGACATATCGAGTATATCTTGGAAAATACAACCTGGCAGCTGAGGAAGCAGGATCAGTTGCGCTTAGCCCACAAAAAATCATTGTCAATAAGAACTGGAATTCAAATGATGTTTCAAAAGG GTACGACATTGCCTTGATCAAACTCTCTCAACACGTCACCTTGACCGACCACATCCAGCTGGCCTGCCTGCCGCCGGCACAGAGCATCCTGTCAGCCAACACCGCCTGCTACGTGACGGGCTGGGGACGCCTGCAGA CAAACGGACCTACCCCTGATGACCTGCAGCAAGCTCTTTTGCGGATAGTGAGCCATGCAACTTGTTCCCAGCTCACCTGGTGGGGGAGCTCAGTGAAAACCACCATGGTCTGTGCCGGCGGAGATGGAGTCACCTCCAGCTGTAAT GGGGACTCTGGTGGCCCATTGAACTGTCAAAATGCTGATGGCAGGTGGGAAGTGCATGGTATCGTCAGCTTTGGCTCTAGTCTTGGCTGCAACTATTACCGCAAGCCGTCTGTCTTCACTCGAGTCTCTGCTTTCGATAGCTGGATCCAGGAG gtTATGGCAAACTACTAA
- the KIAA2013 gene encoding uncharacterized protein KIAA2013 homolog, with protein MWLQQRLKGLPGLLSSSWARRLLLLLALLLVAYWYLGAARARRGTGRGNEPRGAAALCLQAATGAWRAQAERGDALPLPEEAAGEGEPGPGLALAGNGFLLLDVAAGRLWVSAAGSGGGPALSTEYPALVRLRALGGRGEARAALAALRDGAVRRVRCVQSGAGPGGGDCVTLREEVVAHRSRPHLYLQRILIANPTERVAAFEASAPASAPSLGGRFATSLEKAEERQFLLSSGRLLLPGSTKVVLMVVAAKKLVSRVQVAPKSHFDETLLSVVYTSEPIEASRLEETFSKLREAAKKEILEVMQMGVEDLFQEHQQTWSDLFISGVEMRKITDAHTPSSETVNMTLYYVLSTMPAPLLDPLISGEEREKMEASLNYADHCFSGHATMHAENLWPAKLTSVTQILQLSDLWKLTLQKRGCKGLVAAGVHGLMQGMVLSFGGLQFTENHLQFQADPDVLHNSYSLRGIHYNKDLINLAVLLDAEGKPFLHVSVKFQDKPVKLYACEAGCMNEPVELTSEARGHTFPVMVTQPITPLLYISTDLIHLQDLRHTLHLKAILAHEEHMAKQYPGLPFLFWFSVASLITLFHLFLFKLIYNEYCGPGAKPLFRSKV; from the exons atgtggctgcagcagcggcTGAaggggctgccggggctgctctccagcagctgggcgcggcggctgctgctgctgctggcgctgctGCTCGTCGCCTACTGGTACCTGGGGGCGGCGCGGGCGCGGCGGGGAACGGGCCGGGGGAACGAgccccgcggggccgccgccCTCTGCCTGCAGGCGGCCACGGGCGCCTGGCGGGCGCAGGCCGAGCGCGGCGATGCGCTGCCGCTGCCCGAGGAGGCGGCGGGCGAAGgggagccggggccgggccTGGCGCTGGCGGGGAACGGGTTCCTGCTGCTGGACGTGGCCGCCGGTCGCCTCTGGGTGTCGGCGGCGGGATCCGGCGGCGGCCCGGCCCTGTCCACCGAGTACCCGGCGCTGGTGCGGCTGAGGGCGCTGGGCGGGCGCGGGGAGGCGCGGGCGGCGCTGGCGGCGCTGCGGGACGGGGCCGTGCGGCGGGTGCGGTGCGTGcagagcggggccgggccgggcggcggggacTGCGTGACGCTGCGGGAGGAGGTGGTCGCGCACCGGAGCCGGCCGCACCTCTACCTGCAGCGCATCCTCATCGCCAACCCCACCGAGCGGGTGGCCGCCTTCGAGGCCTCGGCCCCGGCTTCCGCGCCCTCGCTGGGCGGCCGCTTCGCcaccagcctggagaaggcggAGGAGCGGCAGTTCCTGCTCTCCTCTGGccgcctgctgctgcctgggagcaCCAAGGTGGTGCTCATGGTGGTGGCGGCCAAGAAACTCGTGAGCCGGGTGCAGGTGGCACCCAAATCCCACTTCGACGAGACCCTGCTCTCCGTGGTGTACACCTCCGAGCCCATCGAGGCCTCCAGGCTGGAGGAGACCTTCAGCAAGCTGAGGGAGGCGGCCAAGAAAGAGATACTGGAGGTGATGCAGATGGGGGTGGAAGATCTTTTCCAGGAGCACCAACAGACCTGGTCAGACCTATTCATTTCAG GGGTTGAAATGCGAAAGATCACAGATGCGCATACACCATCCAGTGAGACTGTTAACATGACCCTCTACTACGTGCTGTCAACCATGCCGGCTCCTCTGCTCGATCCGCTCATTAGTGgcgaggagagagagaaaatggaagCCAGTTTGAACTACGCTGACCACTGCTTCAGTGGCCACGCGACCATGCACGCGGAGAACCTGTGGCCAGCAAAGCTGACCAGTGTCACCCAGATCTTGCAGCTCTCAGACCTGTGGAAGCTAACGCTCCAGAAACGGGGATGCAAGGGCCTTGTGGCAGCTGGAGTCCACGGACTTATGCAGGGAATGGTGCTGAGTTTTGGGGGTCTGCAGTTCACAGAAAACCATCTTCAGTTTCAGGCTGACCCTGATGTACTTCATAACAGCTATTCCTTACGTGGGATCCATTACAATAAGGACTTGATTAACCTAGCTGTTCTGCTGGATGCTGAAGGAAAGCCCTTCTTGCATGTGTCTGTGAAGTTCCAAGACAAGCCAGTTAAACTCTACGCGTGTGAGGCAGGCTGTATGAACGAGCCTGTGGAGCTGACCTCAGAGGCACGAGGTCACACTTTCCCAGTCATGGTGACTcaacccatcaccccactgCTTTATATATCGACAGATCTGATCCACTTGCAGGACCTGAGACACACACTCCATCTAAAAGCTATTCTGGCTCATGAGGAACACATGGCCAAGCAATACCCAGGCTTACCTTTCCTGTTCTGGTTCAGCGTTGCCTCCTTAATCACATTGTTTCACTTGTTTCTGTTCAAACTCATCTACAACGAATATTGTGGTCCTGGAGCCAAGCCGCTCTTCAGGAGTAAGGTATAA